TAAAAAGAAAATCCAAATCCAAGAAGGCTCAACTTGTGGAAACTGTGAGATAAATAATCCCCAGATTAAGCCAGCAGCAATAAATCCATTATATAAGCCTTGGTTTTGAGCAAGTATTGCAGAGATTTGCTCCGGAGTGAAATCTCCGACTATTCTTTTTTGAACAAAGTCTGTATTCCAGAAAAACA
The Nostoc punctiforme PCC 73102 genome window above contains:
- a CDS encoding DUF1304 domain-containing protein, translated to MEMILKVLIGFIALIHVLFLIVQMFFWNTDFVQKRIVGDFTPEQISAILAQNQGLYNGFIAAGLIWGLFISQFPQVEPSWIWIFFLICVAIAGIFGSITLKRPTAFLIQSIPAILALFLLWYPHF